The nucleotide window GGTAGATTTTAATTTCTTTGGCCATCAATTAGTAATTCATCAAAAAGAAGGTTTTACCTCCGATCGTATTTCTAATCCTGTAGATGGTAAAGACGTCCCTGTCCCTCATTTTGGAGTAGTTTTAACTTGGAATGATTGGCATACTTTAGCTGATAGATTAAAAGAACTAAAAACCAAATTCATTATAGAACCAGGAATTCGTTTTGAAGGCAAAGTTGGTGAACAAGCTACCATGTTTTTTAACGACCCAGAAAACAATGCTTTAGAGTTCAAAGCGTTTAAAGATGAAAGTCAATTATTTGCTAAATAGTTAAAACTTTTGTGATTTTTTTAAGTTTGATTTTCTTTACCTTTAAAGACTAAACCAAACTTTATAATCATGAAAAAAATAATTCTTCTTTTTTCGTTAATTCTTACCTATACAAGTTTTTCTCAAGGAACAAGATTATTAAGACAACCTACATTATCTAATAATCAAGTAGTTTTTGTGCATGCTGCAGATTTATGGAAAGCACCAATAAATGGTGGTAATGCTATAAGACTTACAAGTGATGAAGGCTATGAATCTAGCCCAAAGTTTTCTAAAGATGGGCAATGGATTGCTTTTACAGCTCAATATGATGGAAATATTGATGTCTATGTAGTTTCAATTAACGGTGGTGAACCTAAAAGACTAACCTATCACTCAGCTTCAGACATTGTACAAGGTTGGACACCTGATGGTAAAATCTTATTTAGATCTAACAGAGAAGGCAGACCTACACAAACCAATAAATTCTTTACCATTTCAACAAAAGGTGGCTTACCTGAAGCTTTTGATATTCCAAGAGCAGCCTTTGGTGAAATTTCTGAAGACAATAAATATATTGCCTACACTCCTATTACCAGTTGGGATGCTGAATGGAGAAATTATAGAGGAGGACAAGCAATGCCTATTTGGATTGTAAACCTTAAAACTAAAGAATTAATTAAAACACCACAATTAGATGGTGAAAGACATGTAAACCCTGTTTGGTTTAATGGTGATGTATATTACATTTCAGAAAGAGATTATACAGCCAATATTTGGTCTTACAATATTAAAACAAAGCAAGAAACACAAGTTACTTTTCATAAAAAGTTTGATGTTAAAAATCTTGATGCCAATCAAAATGGAATTGTATATGAACAAGCAGGCTTTTTACATATGCTAAATCCTACAACTAAAAAAAGCAATCAAATTGTTATTAATGTAAAAGGAGATTTAAATTACTCTAGAACAAGATGGATGAATGTTTCTGGCAGAAACTTAACCAATCCAAATGTATCTCCTAAAGGTAAAAGAGCCATTTTTGAATATCGAGGAGAAATTTTTACCATACCTAAAGAAAATGGTACTTGGAGAAATTTAACCAATTCATCAGGAGTTGCAGATCGTTCTCCTATTTGGTCTCCAAAAGGAGATAAAGTAGCTTGGTTTTCTGATAAAAATGGAGAGTATGAATTAGTGCTCTCAGATCAAACTGGAGCTAATCAAGAGTTTATAAAATTACCAAATCCTACTTTTTATTTTCAACCTGATTGGTCTCCAGATGGAAAACATATTGCTTACACAGACACCAATTTTGTAATTTGGATTATTAATTTAGACACTAAAAACATTGTTAAAGCAGATGCTGATGGTTTTGCACATCCAAACAGAACAATGAATCCTAAATTTTCTCCTGATAGTGATTGGATTGTCTATGTAAAACAAAATGATAATAGTTTTAAATCTGTTTATGCATATCAATTAAGTACTAAAAAAATTGTACAAATCACAGATAGAATTGCAGATGCTATTTCTCCTGTTTGGGATGCTTCAGGTAAATATATATATACTTTAGCAAGTACAGATTATGGCTTACAAACTGGTTGGCTAGACATGTCTTCTTACGATCCTAGTGTAACTAGAACTTTATATTCTATTGTACTAAATTCAACTGATAAAGCTCCTAATCTACCAAAAACAGACGAAGAAGAAAAACCTAAATCAAAGTCTGATGATTCAAAAAAGAAAGAAGACAAAAAAGAGAATAGCAAAAAAACGATTATAGATGAAAATGGTATTTTTGATAGAGCTGTGGCTTTAGATTTACCTGCCAGCAATTACGTTGGTTTATTAAAAGGACCAAAAAACAAAGTTTTTATTGCTGAATCAAAACCGAATACTAGAGGATTAACCCTACATAGTTTTGATGTTGCAAAAGAAAAAGCAACTGTGTTTGCTACAGGTGTTTCCTCTATGACAGCCTCTAGTGATGCTAGTTCTATTTTATTATCTAAAGGTAGTAGCTGGAGTTTAAACAAAGCTACTGCTGCAAAAGCAGGTAAAGAGAGCTTAAAAACTAACTTAAAAATTAAAGTAGATCCTAAAGCAGAAGCGCATCAAATCTTTAAAGAAGGATGGCGATTTATGAGAGATTTTCTTTATGTAGATAATGTTCATGGTGCTCCTTGGAATGATATTTACAAATGGTATTCTCCATGGATAAATGATGTTAGACACAGAACAGATTTAAATTATGTAGTAGATATAATGAGTGGTGAGGTTGCTATTGGGCATTCTTATGTTTCTGGTGGAGATTTACCAAATGTAAATAGAGTTGCTGTAGGATTATTAGGTGCAGATTTAGAAAAGCATAAAGGTTACTATAGATTCAAGAAAATTTATAAAGGCGAACGTTGGAACCCAAATATTTTTGCTCCATTAGGTTTACCAGGAATCAATGTAAACAAAGGTGATTATTTAGTAGCTATAAATGGCGTAGATTTAACTTCAGAAATGAATCCTTATCAATTATTAGAACAAACTGCTGGTAGAGAAATTTACATTAAAGTAAATGATAAACCATCTCTAAAAGATGCAAAGTCAATTTTAATAACACCAACAGCAAGTGAGAGAGGTTTAAGAAATATTGATTGGGTAGAAAGTAATCGTAGAAAAGTTGATGAATTATCAAATGGAAAATTAGCTTACGTTTATGTTCCAAATACTAGCAACCCTGGTTTTACATCTTTTAATAGATACTACTTTTCTCAACAGGATAAAAAAGGAGTTGTAATTGATGAAAGAAATAATGGTGGTGGTTCTGCAGCTGATTATATGATAGACATAATGTCTAGAGAAGTTGTTGGTTATTTTAACAGCAAATCAGAAAGCAGAAAACCTTGGACAACACCAATGGCTGGAATTTGGGGGCCAAAAGTGATGATTATCAATGAAAGAGCTGGTTCTGGAGGAGATTTGTTACCTTATATGTTTAAAGTAAAAAACTTAGGAACTCTAGTTGGAACAAGAACTTGGGGTGGTTTAGTTGGTACTTGGGACACTCCAAGATTCATAGATGGAGGAAGAATGATTGCACCAAGAGGTGGTTTTTACGATGTTGATGGTAATTGGGCTGTTGAAGCTGAAGGTGTAGCTCCAGATATTGAAGTACATCAAACACCAAAAGAAGTTTTATCTGGTAAAGATCCTCAATTAGAAAGAGCAGTTGCAGAAGCTTTACGTTTATTAAAAGGCAATGAATTTATTTTAAAACCAGAACCAAAAGCTCCAATTCGTTCTAAAAGACCTAAAGGATATCAAAAAGACAACTAATATGATGAAAATAATTCCCACTTTTGTGGGAATTGTTTTTTAATGAAACTCATTTTTGCTTGAAAGTTATAGAAAGTCATATTGCTTTAGAATTAGAAAAACCAGTTCGTTTTCAAGAATATGGAGTGGGTATTTTTAATACAATACCTACTAAATCTGGGATTAAAAAAGCTATTAAAAAAAAACTAATTTTAATTGATGATGAACTTGCTACCACTTCTAAATATATTTCAGGAGGAGAAAAGATTGCTTTATTAGAAAATGAAGAAATAGAATCATTCACAAGATTAAAATTAGATTTAGAAGTATTGTATGAAGATGATTACTTAGCCATAATTTACAAACCTTCAGGCATTTTAGTAAGTGGCAACAAGTTTGTAACTATTGCAAATGCATTAGCTCAAAATCTAAAAAAAAGCAATCAAATAGATGCTGTAAAACCTCAACCTGTGCATAGGTTAGATTACCCAACTTCTGGATTATTGTTAGTAGGAAAAACAAGCACTGCCATTCAAAAACTAAGTGAGTTGTTTCAAAAAAAAGAAATTCAAAAAACATATTTTGCAATCTCAATAGGAAAAATGTGTTCTGGAGGTGTTATCAATTTAAAGATTGACAATAAACATGCATCTACTAATTTTGAAGTTTTACAATCTGTAAAATCTGAGCGTTTTGAGTTTTTGAATTTGGTAGAATTATCGCCTAAAACAGGTAGAAAACATCAAATAAGAAAACATTTAGCTAAAATTGGTCATCAAATATTAGGAGATAAAATCTATGGAATAAATTCCTTAAAACTAAAAGGAAATGGCTTGTATTTACACGCAGCTACAATTTCATTTCTACATCCTCTTACAAAAGAAAAAATTTCTGTTTCAAAAGAAATCCCTAAAAAATTTCTTAAAATTTTTCCAGATATAAAGATTTTTTAAATTAAACATTTTTAAACAATTCGTAAAAGTCGATCATTATGTGTACTATATTTTAAATATTCTTTTAGCTTTATAAAATATTTAAGATTAAAATGTTAGAAATTAGACCTAATTGTGAACATTGCAACAAAGATTTGCCTAACACATCAACTGAAGCTATGATTTGCTCTTTTGAATGTACCTATTGTAAGACTTGTGCTATAGAAATTTTCGAAAACGTTTGCCCAAGTTGTAGTGGTAATTTCACTAAAAGACCAATTAGACCCTCAAAAATGATTGAGAAATATCCAGCATCAAAAAAGAGAGTTTATCAACCTAAAGATGTAACTCTTTCTAAAATAAATTCAGAAAAGTTGAAAAACATTTTACCAGAAAACAGATGAAAAACGAAGAATATTCGCAAT belongs to Polaribacter dokdonensis and includes:
- a CDS encoding VOC family protein, encoding MTQAFHLAIPVQNLEKCRTFYRDVLQCEEGRSSDDWVDFNFFGHQLVIHQKEGFTSDRISNPVDGKDVPVPHFGVVLTWNDWHTLADRLKELKTKFIIEPGIRFEGKVGEQATMFFNDPENNALEFKAFKDESQLFAK
- a CDS encoding S41 family peptidase; its protein translation is MKKIILLFSLILTYTSFSQGTRLLRQPTLSNNQVVFVHAADLWKAPINGGNAIRLTSDEGYESSPKFSKDGQWIAFTAQYDGNIDVYVVSINGGEPKRLTYHSASDIVQGWTPDGKILFRSNREGRPTQTNKFFTISTKGGLPEAFDIPRAAFGEISEDNKYIAYTPITSWDAEWRNYRGGQAMPIWIVNLKTKELIKTPQLDGERHVNPVWFNGDVYYISERDYTANIWSYNIKTKQETQVTFHKKFDVKNLDANQNGIVYEQAGFLHMLNPTTKKSNQIVINVKGDLNYSRTRWMNVSGRNLTNPNVSPKGKRAIFEYRGEIFTIPKENGTWRNLTNSSGVADRSPIWSPKGDKVAWFSDKNGEYELVLSDQTGANQEFIKLPNPTFYFQPDWSPDGKHIAYTDTNFVIWIINLDTKNIVKADADGFAHPNRTMNPKFSPDSDWIVYVKQNDNSFKSVYAYQLSTKKIVQITDRIADAISPVWDASGKYIYTLASTDYGLQTGWLDMSSYDPSVTRTLYSIVLNSTDKAPNLPKTDEEEKPKSKSDDSKKKEDKKENSKKTIIDENGIFDRAVALDLPASNYVGLLKGPKNKVFIAESKPNTRGLTLHSFDVAKEKATVFATGVSSMTASSDASSILLSKGSSWSLNKATAAKAGKESLKTNLKIKVDPKAEAHQIFKEGWRFMRDFLYVDNVHGAPWNDIYKWYSPWINDVRHRTDLNYVVDIMSGEVAIGHSYVSGGDLPNVNRVAVGLLGADLEKHKGYYRFKKIYKGERWNPNIFAPLGLPGINVNKGDYLVAINGVDLTSEMNPYQLLEQTAGREIYIKVNDKPSLKDAKSILITPTASERGLRNIDWVESNRRKVDELSNGKLAYVYVPNTSNPGFTSFNRYYFSQQDKKGVVIDERNNGGGSAADYMIDIMSREVVGYFNSKSESRKPWTTPMAGIWGPKVMIINERAGSGGDLLPYMFKVKNLGTLVGTRTWGGLVGTWDTPRFIDGGRMIAPRGGFYDVDGNWAVEAEGVAPDIEVHQTPKEVLSGKDPQLERAVAEALRLLKGNEFILKPEPKAPIRSKRPKGYQKDN
- a CDS encoding RluA family pseudouridine synthase, whose product is MKVIESHIALELEKPVRFQEYGVGIFNTIPTKSGIKKAIKKKLILIDDELATTSKYISGGEKIALLENEEIESFTRLKLDLEVLYEDDYLAIIYKPSGILVSGNKFVTIANALAQNLKKSNQIDAVKPQPVHRLDYPTSGLLLVGKTSTAIQKLSELFQKKEIQKTYFAISIGKMCSGGVINLKIDNKHASTNFEVLQSVKSERFEFLNLVELSPKTGRKHQIRKHLAKIGHQILGDKIYGINSLKLKGNGLYLHAATISFLHPLTKEKISVSKEIPKKFLKIFPDIKIF
- a CDS encoding DUF1272 domain-containing protein; translation: MLEIRPNCEHCNKDLPNTSTEAMICSFECTYCKTCAIEIFENVCPSCSGNFTKRPIRPSKMIEKYPASKKRVYQPKDVTLSKINSEKLKNILPENR